Proteins encoded in a region of the Phalacrocorax carbo chromosome 15, bPhaCar2.1, whole genome shotgun sequence genome:
- the SUSD2 gene encoding sushi domain-containing protein 2 produces MKFIGIDVSFFSFFILTVLWNAGAQDSCSQQCGELLGTCSCQVTCQSLGICCPDYKEFCLQISPSSGSLMGGKDFLIENTTFNASSMLTCRFKQKIKTSGYVSKDGKAHCISPLLYETGFIPFEVSTDDGLTFPYSGSWLSVHHSKVLDGEKCTLVNETKWQYYGTPNTDGNLTLTWTHQALAATYINIEVWGYHETGDSYSENWLAEWKYLYTLAREIPNTGKFSFIPVPAKGSYSTWDFGILRITPSNYSDGQSNIPSIWSSEHALAWHLGKDFRNDPNAWATAKCIEWDKKEEKLPNFMEEIIDCPCTLAQARADTGRFHTDYGCDIEKGSVCTYHPGAVHCVRAIQASPQYAAGQQCCYDSTGTQILTHDSTGGSTPDRGHDWGSPPFRKPPRIPGFSHWLYDVISFYYCCLWSDNCHVYMKRRSSSDCRTYRPPRAASAFGDPHFLTFDGLHFTFKGQGEYTLVESDLTSLRVQGRTQQVHFPNGTGAQVTGLSAVAMQENNSDVIEVRYSEDLNLEVLLNQKVISFSEQRWMDLKGLFLHSGADQNITVMFSSGSGVEIRGSGGFLSLTVLLPEKFMNHTQGLFGVMNGNIEDEYTFKNKTTMSVHASPQQVFEFGADWAIENGTSLFTYDTELLLNNFFYREKHNASFLPVFFPYEDPADPLVKEMVSLCDSDPFCRFDVLTTRSLQVGNSTRLSHENHKLLVENLKPVISCGWLDHPANGRKNGTNYLLGSTISFICNQDYELTGSKERICRATGAWSGDTPSCILRTDIKEVILLGSIFGIVSLAVLARLTFLCRKERHKAKQKLLSEVPVVSEQ; encoded by the exons ATGAAATTCATTGGCATAgatgtttctttcttcagtttcttcatcCTTACTGTTCTTTGGAATGCAG GAGCTCAAGACTCTTGCTCACAGCAATGCGGAGAGCTGCTTGGCACCTGTTCTTGCCAGGTGACGTGCCAGTCCTTGGGGATTTGCTGTCCTGATTATAAAGAATTTTGTCTTCAAATTTCTCCATCCTCAGGATCTCTGATGGGAGGCAAAGACTTTTTGATTGAAAACACAACTTTTAATGCCTCTTCTATGCTGACATGCAG GTTCAAgcagaaaatcaaaaccagtGGCTATGTTTCTAAGGATGGAAAAGCCCACTGCATATCCCCATTGCTGTATGAGACTGGTTTCATCCCTTTTGAAGTTTCTACAGATGATGGGCTGACGTTTCCATACTCTGGATCTTGGTTATCAG TACATCACAGCAAAGTTTTGGATGGCGAAAAATGTACGTTGGTAAATGAGACTAAATGGCAATACTATGGCACCCCCAACACTGATGGAAACTTAACTCTTACCTGGACACACCAGGCACTTGCAGCAACCTACATCAACATAGAAGTCTGGGGATACCATGAAACAG GTGACAGTTACTCAGAAAACTGGTTGGCTGAATGGAAGTATCTTTATACTTTGGCAAGAGAAATCCCCAATACTgggaaattttctttcattcctgtACCTGCTAAAGGAAGTTACAGTACGTGGGACTTTGGAATCTTGAGAATTACACCCAGCAACTATTCTGATGGGCAGAG caacatTCCATCAATCTGGAGCTCAGAGCATGCATTGGCTTGGCACCTTGGGAAAGACTTCAGAAATGACCCAAATGCATGGGCAACTGCAAAATGTATAGAATGGGACAAAAAGGAGGAGAAGCTTCCAAACTTTATGGAAGAAATTATAGATTGCCCTTGCACCTTGGCACAGGCAAGAGCTGACACCGGCAGGTTCCAT ACAGATTATGGCTGTGACATTGAAAAGGGGAGCGTGTGTACTTATCATCCTGGTGCTGTGCATTGTGTAAGAGCCATTCAAGCCAg TCCCCAGTACGCGGCAGGACAGCAGTGTTGCTATGACTCTACAGGGACCCAAATCCTCACACATGACTCCACAGGAGGCAGCACACCTGACCGAGGCCATGACTGGGGTTCACCACCTTTCAGGAAGCCTCCCCGGATACCTGGTTTTTCCCATTGGCTTTATGATGTCATCAGCTTCTATTACTGCTGCCTGTGGTCTGATAATTGTCATGTCTATATGAAAAGGCGGTCCTCCAGTGACTGCAGGACATATCGCCCACCTCGAGCTG catcTGCTTTTGGGGATCCTCACTTCCTCACATTTGATGGTCTGCACTTCACCTTCAAAGGGCAAGGAGAGTACACATTGGTAGAGTCTGATCTCACATCCCTAAGAGTGCAAGGGAGGACACAGCAGGTACACTTTCCCAATG GAACTGGGGCTCAGGTGACAGGCTTGTCTGCAGTGGCCATGCAGGAGAACAACTCTGATGTGATTGAAGTACGCTACTCGGAGGATTTGAATCTGGAGGTCCTGTTGAACCAGAAAGTCATCAGCTTCTCTGAGCAACGCTGGATGGACCTGAAAG GTCTCTTTCTCCATTCTGGAGCTGATCAGAACATCACAGTGATGTTCTCTTCTGGGTCTGGAGTGGAAATAAGGGGAAGTGGAGGATTTCTGAGCTTGACAGTTCTGCTCCCAGAGAAGTTTATGAATCACACACAGGGTCTTTTTGGGGTAATGAATGGCAATATAGAGGATGAGTATACCTTCAAGAATAAAACCACCATGTCGGTTCATGCAAGTCCCCAGCAGGTGTTTGAGTTTGGAGCTGACT GGGCCATTGAAAATGGAACTTCTCTCTTTACCTATGACACAGAATTATTACTGAACAATTTCTTTTATCGGGAAAAGCACAATGCTTCCTTCCTGCCCGTGTTCTTTCCTTATGAAGACCCTGCTGATCCCCTGGTGAAAGAGATGGTCTCGCTCTGTGACTCTGACCCATTCTGCAGATTTGATGTCCTGACAACAAGAAGCCTTCAAGTGGGAAATTCCACAAGACTATCTCATGAGAACCACAAGCTGCTGGTAGAAAATCTGAAGCCAG TGATCTCTTGTGGCTGGCTGGATCATCCAGCCAACGGAAGAAAGAATGGAACTAACTACCTGCTGGGCTCAACCATCAGTTTCATCTGCAATCAGGACTATGAACTCACTGGGTCAAAGGAAAGAATTTGTCGAGCGACGGGGGCCTGGTCCGGAGACACACCCAGTTGTATCCTGAGAACAG